A segment of the Nitrosospira briensis C-128 genome:
CAGCGGGCGATGGTAGAAGAATAGGTGCGGATGCTGGAAGTTCTGGTTCCGGCAAACAGCCGTGATTGTTGCCGGAAGGTGTGCTGTCAACAATGCCGTGCCTGGGCGGTATTATCCTCAATCCGGTAGTTGTAGCGGCCTCATCCGGAAGGTGAGTGCCAATAATATGAAATATTGTTATTAATCATAACACTGATCTATTAAATGAGCGGTCAACTACCGGATTTGGGATTATCGGTAGAGCATATAGGGGATATCGTCCGATGAAAGCTTTTCAACTTGAGGATACTTGCGGCATAGGCGGCCTGATGTTGCGCTGTAATCTTGAGAAACCCGAACCGGGCCCTGACGAGGTGCTGATTCGAGTACGCGCCGCTTCGCTGAATTTTCGCGATTATATCGTGGCCCATGGCCAGTACCCGGTCGGGGTGAAGCCTTGCGTCATTCCGCTTTCGGATGGCGCCGGTGATGTGGTTGAGGTCGGGATAAGCGTCACAACCGTCAAGGTGGGCGATCGCGTTGCAGGGTGCTTTTTTCCCGACTGGGTATCGGGCCCATTGACGCAGGAAATCTTTCAACGCTCGCTTGGCGGACCGCTCGATGGCATGCTGGCCGAATATGTGGTGCTTCCCCAACGTGCGGTCATACCGTTTCCGGAGCATCTGTCTTACCAGGAAGCGGCAACCCTGCCGAATGCCGGCGTGACCGCATGGCATGCGCTGGTCAAGGCCGGACGCATTCGGGCGGGCCAGACCGTGCTCCTGCTGGGTACGGGCGGGGTAAGCCTGTTCGCTTTGCAGTTCGCGAAGTTGCACAGCGCAATCGTCATACAGACTTCAAGCAGCGACGAGAAGCTGGAGCGGGCCAAGGCAATGGGAGCCGATTATCTTATCAATTACGAGAATACGCCGGAGTGGGATGAGGAAGTCATGAAGCTCACCGATGGGCGAGGCGTGGATATCGTGGTGGAAGTGGGAGGCGCACAGACGCTTGAACGCTCCCTGAGGGCGGCGCGTTTTGGCGGAATGGTGACGTTGATCGGGCTGATGGCGGGTTTCGGGAAAATTGATCCTTTACCGTTGATACTGCGCTCGATACGTATGTATGGTATCAATGTCGGCTCTGCCGACATGTTCCGCGCAATGAATCTCGCGATTGCCACTTCCGGATTGCATCCGGTGATTACCCGCACATTCCCGTTCGACCACGCAAACTATGCCTATGCCTATCAGTTCAATCAGACCGAGGATCATTTCGGGAAAACCGTCATTACCGTCTGACCGGTAATGCTGCGTCCGCCATCCCGATCATGGCATTGTGCCTGCGAGCAGCCTGTGCAGATGAATTGAAGATGGCTGCGCGCTAGACATAATAGGTCCACCATCTTCCCCTATGGCTTGACTTGATGGTGGCAAACCAACGGCAAACCGGATAGAGCAGCGTAGTTATCGCAATCCAGATCAAATAGACGATGGGAAGGCTGAAGCCCCACCAGGGCGGGAAAAAAACCGGAATCGTCATGAATGAGCTGGTATCGCCGCTTATCGCATAGCCGAATACAATAACCAGAACATGAATGACATATAGATGGAGAACGTAATAAAACAGGGGCACGCGTCCGAAGGTGATTAAAAAATTTCCCAAGAGCCCATGCCGCCGTTCGAATACCGAAAGCAGGATGAACATGGCCCCCAGGGTCATCAACAGGAACAGCAGGGAAGGGGGGTATTTTGTCGTGCTCAGAAAGGAAAAAAGCGTGAACAAGGTTGTTTCCTGGGTGGACCAGGACGAAGGGTCGCCATAGGTATTGTAAACGCGTAAAGTGACGAAGGCCGCGATGAGGACGGCACCGGATACAAGTGCTAGCTGTTTCCTTATCCTGGGCGTTGTCAGCATCAAAGGGCCGAAGGCGTAGCCCGCCGCCATCACCCCGATCCAGGGGATGAGGGGATACATTACCGGAAAGCGCGGAATATGGAGCACGTTTAACACCCATCCCTGCCATCCGAGCGATCCGTCCGCCATTTCAAAGTCCTCGAGCCGTATACCATCGAGCAGATTGTGCCCGGCAATCATACCAATACCCAGAACGGCGATCGACCACAAAGGCATATGGACGAGCCCGGCCAGCACGACCATTGACCACCCCAAGGCCCAGATGACCTGCAAATCCATCTGGCTATAGTCCAGATTGAAAAACCAGGCAAAGCGGACAACCGTAAGCTCGAGAATGACGAGCCAGAGCCCCCGGGTGAACAATCTGGCGGCAAGTTGATGGCGGTCCGGGCTGTGAGCAGCCGATAAAAAGGCGCTGGTGCCCGCCAGGAAGACAAAGGTCGGCGCGCAAAGATGCGTTACCCAGCGGGTGAGAAACAGGGCGGAATCCGTGCGCGAAAGATCGGTAGGACTAAAATCGGCATCCAGGAAATACCAGCGCACATGATCCAGCGCCATGAGGACGATGACCAGTCCACGCATTAAATCCACAGACGCGATGTGGGGGATCCTTGACGGAATTGCCGAAGACGGATGATTCAAAGCGGATAACCCGGTATCGCTGACGCCAGTCGTATTCCCCATCATTTTAAAATATGCCTCTGTATCATTTTCAGCTTGACGACTGCTCAGCTTATGTAGGTCGGGCTGCGCCCGACGATCAAGAAACCATGTCGGGCGCAGCCCGACCTGGTTTCAGGATGGGACGGCTTCTCAGTGAACTGATGATCTTACTTGCACCTTAACCAAAATTAGAACAATTTCGATCATACAAGGGTGGGTGGAGCGTAGCGCAACCCATCATTTGGCTATTCTCATACCCTACCACGCTGGCGTCACGCCGGTATCCGGTCGTGATTAATGTGTGGTGTTGCGTGCTTTTGATGGGTTGCGCTTTGCCCCATCCATACTGCTGAAAACCGTATGGAAGCATATTTTAAAATAGCGCCTCGACGTTGAGCTTCAAAGGTGTATAATTTTTCGATAGGGCAATCAGTATACGTTGCCGGCTGTCGGACAGCCTGATTCAGCCCTATTCAGCCAGCCTCACTTTTCATGCCGCTTTCCCATTCCACGCCGGTCCGGTGTATACCAAGGTTGGTACTTGTCAGTTCTTCAGTAGCAGCGTATCCGAGCATTGCAAGACGCAGATGGGGATTAACGACTTTTCGCTCCATGTAGGGTAAACCTTGGCCGAGCCTGGCTCGGCAGTTCTTACCCGCGTCAGAATTTTTTTATGATCGCCAAGGCGTTATTTATCAGGGCGGGGCTGGAAGGAGCCACGCTAACGCAGCCTGGTCAGGAACAAGATGAGATACGGGCGAGCGTGGGATCGCCTGTAAAAACGCCGGTGCAATAAAACGCCCCCGGCTAATCCATGGAAGAGCCATGCACAGATGATTTTTAGCTCCCCGAAGTTCATTCTGCTGTTTCTACCGATCGCGTTCCTCGGTTACTTCGCATTGAATCGAATGCGGCTTGTCCTCGCGGGCAAGGCATGGCTGGTGGCGGTAAGCCTTTTTTTTTATGCGTATTGGAACATGGCATACCTGCCGATTCTCGTCGGGTCCATATTATTCAACTTCGCTGTCGGCACTCATCTTTCTTCAAACTTTGCGGCAGGATATTCGCGGTTCCCGCCCCGTCTTGTTCTGGCTGGCGGCATTGTCGCAAACCTTGGCTTGCTTGGATACTTCAAGTACGCCAATTTTCTGACCGATAACATCAATGCCGCTTTCAATGTTGGCCTTGCTCTACCCGACATTTTGCTGCCGCTGGGCATCAGTTTTTTTACCTTCACGCAAATCGCCTACCTCGTTGACAGTTATCGCGGCGAAGCCAGGGAATATGATTTCCTGAATTACGCACTGTTTGTCACTTTCTTTCCTCATTTGATAGCAGGTCCCATTCTGCATCACCATGAGATGATGACGCAGTTCAAATCGCGCTGGAACCTGGCGGTGCGCTACCGCAATATTGCCCTCGGGTTGTTCATTTTCAGCATCGGCTTGTTCAAGAAGGTGGTCATCGCGGATACCTTTGCAATCTGGGCAAATGCCGGGTTCGATGGCGAAACGGCGCTTGATTTTTTCAGTGCCTGGGCCGCCAGCCTTTCCTATACCTTTCAGCTTTATTTCGATTTCAGCGGCTACTGTGACATGGCGATCGGGGCGGCATTGCTGTTCAACATCTGGTTGCCCATCAATTTCAATTCTCCTTACCAGGCATTGGATATCCAGGATTTCTGGCGAAGGTGGCACATTACGCTCAGCCGCTACCTGCGCGATTACCTCTATATTCCGCTGGGCGGCAATCGTTGCTCCACTCCCCGGGTTTACCTGAACCTCATGGCAACCTTCATATTGGGCGGCCTCTGGCACGGTGCAAGCTGGATGTTCGTGATGTGGGGCGCGTTTCACGGTGTTGCACTCGTTCTGCATCGGGCATGGAGCGGGCTGGGCCTGCGTATGCCGAAAGCATTGGCATGGCTGTTGACATTCAACTTCATCAACTTTACCTGGATTTTCTTTCGGGCCAATACGCTGGAAGATGCGCTCAGGGTCATACGTGGAATGGCGGATGTGGGTTCGCTCCTTCATTTTTCGGCAATGGACGTGCAAACCAGCGGCCTGATGTGGGGCGGCTGGTTTTCCGATCATCTCCTGAGGTGGCTGCCTGCCGGTCTTGCCGCGAACGTGTTCTGCTTCACGGCGATCCTGCTTACGCTGGGAATCATCAGCCGGAAGAACTCTTTCGAGCTGATGGCGGACGGCCATGGGACCGCAAAACTATCGGGTGCGCTGCTGTTGTTTTGCATTGCCATGTATTGCACGATGGTAACGACGAGCTCGATATTTCTTTACTTCAATTTCTAAGCGCTTTCTAAGCGGCTCCGCATGAAAAAAAGAGTTTTAATGTTCGTTTGCGTCGCCTTGCTTGCATTGGCGGTGGTGCCCGTGATCAACCTGAGCATGCTGAACGGACAGAAGAATGAGGGTCAGGAATGGTGGAGCGAATCCGTGCTCTACAATTTCGATTTTGCGTTGGCTTTGCTGAGCCGTTTTTCCTATCCTCACGGAATTTCCACTAACCCGAGCCAGGTATTCATCGGAAAAGAAGACTGGCTTTACCTCGGGGAGCAGTACAACAAAACCGTCGCTCAGGGACGTCACGGGACAACGGCCAAGGATGCGCAAATTGCCGGGTTGATAGGGAGTGCGACCGAATCCTGGAGCCAGTGGCTGAATCAAAAAGGCGTCAGCATGTTTCGGGTCATGCTGGGCCCCGACAAGGGAACGATCTATCCCGAGTTTCTACCGGACTGGGCGCAACCTGCCGCCCACTCTGCAACGGATATGTTACTGGCCAATGTCAGCCAGGGGCTCTATGTCGACACCAGAATGGCCTTGCGAGCGGCAAAGTCTCAGTTTCCCGAATCGCTCTACTACAAAACAGACACGCATTGGAACAGCCTTGGCGCCTGGGTGGCTTTTAGTGCTTTCGAAACGGAAATTGCTCGCGCCGAGGAAGGGTTGCGGCGACTTACCGAGCAACCGATACGTCGTTTCATGGTGAATGAGCGCCAGGGAGGGGATTTGGCGAAATTCCTGAGATTGAAGGAAACATTGCGAGATACGGAGGTGGTCATCAGGATTATCAGTGATCGCCCCATTGAAACCGAGCAGTATGATTTCGATACGGGCAGCCTCAAGCAATCCGGGGGCAATCCTCAAATTCATACCGCGCGACGTCCATTACTCGTTAAATCGAAACATGCCTTGAATGAGAAGAGAGTGCTGTGGTTACGTGATTCCTTCGGGACGGCGATGTCACCCTTTATGGCTGCCACTTTCACCGAAACGCTACAACTGCATTATGACGAGGCGCATCCGGAGGTGTTTGCCCGCCTGGTGGAAACCTTCAAGCCGGATTACGTATTCATCACAGTGGTAGAGCGCGCAGCCCGCCGGAAGCGGTTCGGAACGCCTCCACCCCCCATGGTTGCTTCAAGGGAGCCGGAAGTGATCGCCCCGCCAAGCGAAGGTTTTCTGTCTCAAATCAGCTATAGGGAATAAGAGGTTGCGGAAGCGCCGCCATTTCATGCACGATTTGAAAGAATGGTGTCTTGCCCTTTCAGGATGAGGCCTGCTTATCCATTAACCTCATTCCACTTTGCCGCTGCAAGGCAAACCGCTTCGCGCAGGGTTGGGCCGTTCGTCTTGATCTCGTCGCAATACAAGGTGAAGCTGCCGCCATATTGCGGGGTGGGGCGGCTATAAGTTGCCTGGTCGCAGTATTCGCCTAACCAGTCCAGTATCTCGCTATCTGATAGATCAAGGGGAGCCGGGCGGTGTTCGGTCCATGTCTCCATCCAGTTCATCCAACGCCCGGCCCCATTTTCCATCATCGCGCTTTTCCTCGTGCTTACCTTGTTTACCCTTTCAAATCGGGCTCAGTTCCGCGCCAGGCACGGCCTGGACATTTCTTTGTGCGTTTCCTTCTCGCGACCGCTTGTCTTTCCACGCCACCCGGGGCTTACTGGATCGAGGCTATGCCGGATCGGGCTACACGTCTGTTTCGCGGATGCTGCGAACACCTGGACCAAACAAACCGAGGTGTTGCAGCACGGAGAGCATATTACAAGTTAATCTTGTAATTGTCAAGGAAAACTTGTAACATGTGTACCCGCGCTACAAGTTCGAACCGAGGGATTGCGGATTTGCCTTAACGGCGGTGATTTTATCGGCTTGGTATTCTTACGAAAGGCGACACATCGGAGTCACGTTGATGTGTCCGTCCCGGGCCATACTCCACCACTTGGTTGTCTTTTAAAATAACCGAGTAATCCGAGATATCCCGGTAATAGCCGCCAAAAAAAGTCCAGGGAGTAGTGTTCCGGTCAACGTAAAGCAGTACCTCATACTCGCCGCTTTGCTGGTAGCCATCAGGGCTACCGATAGCGCCCAGGACCTCCGATTTTGTCATGCCTTCATGCAGGCGGTTCATTTTTGGTCCCATGGCGCATGAAGAAAGGATCAATATGCTGAGCAGGGCGACAATGGCGGATTTCATAGTGGGCTCCGAAGGATATAAATAATTATTTTAAAAACCGTTACCGCGAGCAGTGGGTCCGAGACATGCTAACTCTCCAATTCCTTGATGAGCACGGCGACTTCGGCCACATCCGCAAGAATTTCCTTTACCGCTTGCTCAAGCGTATAGCTACGCTTTTCCGCTTCACGCAATTGTTGAGGGAATTGCATAATATATTGATCTCGCTTCGCGCGAGCCTTTTCGGAAACATGAAAAGCAAACAGCATCTCTATGCTGTCGTAGGGAATGCCGCTGGAAGGTTTCATATCGTTAAGGTCTTGATTGGGTTGGTCGCACTATCGTTATTAATCATTCCCTGACTTCTCTTCAGGGCTGCTTACCAGCAGCCTGCCGGACTTAAAGGAAATCAGTTGCAAAAGCGTCTGGCCTGTTCATATTTCGCCGCTTTTCGGTCAATAGAATAACTATTGGCCTTCAAAATCCGCAAAATCTGCCCTTAACCAGTCATTTTTTCGCTGCGATTCTTCAAGTCCGACAGATTGCTAGCTTCGGCGCCTGTCGAATTTCCGCCTATCCATCTGATGCCGGTCGTGCAACCTTCTATCTGACTGCCGTCTTTCCCCGGCCCTTTGTTCCTGCCTGGGACATCCGACGCGGAGGAAAAGCAGGTGATGGATGAGCGGCTAGATCGGGAACAGGCAACGGCTTCAGGTCGAGCATAGCCTCCGCCCTTTCCACAGACCCTTCGCCGACAAGGGCCTTGCTTATTGTTACCAGGCGGGCAGCGTCTTCTTTCGACATGCGCCGCATTGCTTCAATAACCTGATCGATAAGCGGGTCATGATCCGAGCTGGGTTTTTCGGCATTGGCTTTGGCGGATAGGCCTGCTTTTATGCCCCTGCGTTCACCATGTGCTTTCCCTCCAGGCAACGCCGGTGTCTCCGAGGACGTTCCGAAGTGCGTCACCGTTGGCGACAACTTGAGTATCTCCGCGATCCTGTTCAACCTTTTTCCGCGAGGCTGGGTTGCGCCCGCTTCCCATTGCTGAACAGCCTGCGGCGATACACCTACCAGATCAGCCAACTGGGACTGGTTCAAGTTAAGCTTTTCACGCCCCTCCCGAATTATTTTCGCAATATCCATGCATTCATAATACAAGCAACTCTTGCAATGCGCTTACAAGAATAACTTGACTGAACAAGTAAAACTTGTAATAATGCCCTTTATTGGAGATCGCCGATTAAAAAAGGTTTCATTATCCGATCCGACAGTCGGATTACCGGATTCATGTTCAGTTACCGTCGAATAAATGGAGTTATCCCGTGAATTATTACGAACGATATTGCGGCGACTATCAGCGGGACACCGCACACTTATCTCTAGCAGAGCACGGCGCTTACACAATGCTGCTCGATACCTATTTTAGCGTAGAAAAGCCCTTGCCCAAGGAATTGCCCAGCCTCTACAGGGTGTGCAGGGCAATGACGCGGCTTGAGCAGCACGCCGTGAAGGCGGTTGCCGATCAGTTTTTTCCTGTTTCCGAGATGGATGGTTTGCGCCATAACCATCGTGCCGACCGCGAGATTGCCAAGGCCCGGCCCAAAATAGAGGCGGCACGCATCAACGGCAGAAAAGGCGGCCGTCCGCCAAAAGAGTCCTTCCAGCAAACCCGGCGGGAGGCCCAGGACATACCCGATGGGTTATCCACGGCTTCCGGCGATATAGCCGCCGCAATACCTGCTGGGGAGCCCGGTGGCAAAGCTCACCAGCACCAGCACCAATACCAACCCCATCAAGATAGAGACTGTAGTTCTATACGAACTATTTACTCGCCCGAAGAGCAGGTGTGTGTATCCGGCATCGCGTCTGGTGTTACTTCCACGATTATTTCCAACATCTATTCCAGCCCCACCCAACCCTTTGAAGCCAGAAGCCGAAATTCAGTGCCGCCGGGCGCGGCAGGGGCCTGTTGCAAGGCTTTGGCCCGGCATGGGGTCCAAGGCAGCAATCCTCATCATCCGACATTGCTTGCGTTATTGCAGGCAGGCGCGGTGGAGGATGAATTTGTGCAGGCGGCGAAAAACGCCGTTGCAAAGGGAAAGGAGAATTTTGCTTATGTCATAGGTACGGTAAAGCGCCAGCGCGAGGAGGCTGCAAGACTGGTCTTGCATCAGGGGCGGATGCCCAACAGGCAGGAATTGCTCGAATCATCGAACAGGACTGCGACGAAAGGATGGCTGCCGCCGGAGTTGAGGCTGGCGGAAGCCGGAGAGCCGCAATCGAAGGAAGTCCAGCATGCAAGCTGACGATTTTCAGAAATTTCACGACGGGATTGCCGGGGTAATGGGGTTTTATGGCAAAAGCGTATCGACCTTTGCGCTGGATATATGGTGGACTGCGCTCAAGAAGCATGACCTGGCTGCGATTGTGGATGCTTTCAACCGGCATCTGGCGAATCCGGATGCGGGACAGTTCGCGCCCAAACCGGCTGACATCATCCGCATGTTGCAAGGCTCGACGCAGGATGCCGCGCTGAGAGCCTGGGCCAAGGTCGATCAGGCCGTGCGGCAAGCGGGAACGTACTGTGACGTGGTGTTCGACGACGCGTTGATCCACCGGGTGATCCACGACATGGGCGGCTGGATTGCGCTTGGAACCAAAGCCGAGGATGAATGGCCGTTTGTGGCAAAGGAATTCGAGAATCGCTACCGCGGTTTCCGTTCCCGCAGCGAGCGCCCGCAATACCCTTCCACACTAATCGGCATCGCGACAGCCCATAACAACCTGAAGGGTTTCCGCAACGACAGACCGCTGTTGATCGGGAACGAGCAGTTGGCGAAGCAGGTGCTGCGTGGGGGAATGGACCAGCCGGCGCTGGGTTTGAAACGCATGGGCGATGATCTGGACGAGGCTATTGGAGAAGCATTGCATAGCCGAAATGGGCAGGAGAAATATCAGGTTGAGCGATGTGGCGTCGAGGGGCAATAGAAGTTTGTGAAGTCATATTTAAACATGGAGAAGGTGTAAGCAATGGATGCAGGGAAAAATACCAGAAATATCAGCACCTGCAGGATGCAGGAAGAATATTCGATACATCGGAGCGGCGAAAGAAAATGAATATCGCCAGCACAACAACCAGGGCGACCAGTGCGACCAGGGCAAGTAACGGCTCAGTGCATCTCGAACACTGGGAATATGGAAATCCCGAAGAGGTTGCCGCTCGCAGGCAGGCGCAGTCGTGCCATGGCTGCCGACATGAAGAAACTATCCATCTTGGCTCGCAACATACGAAATATTGCGGGAAAGGGCGGAAGCATGGGAAACATTGTGCGTTATATCAACCAGAAGGAATATGACAATGATATTTAATGATCCGCAGCACGCCCTCGGATGGGCTTATGAAACCTGCAGCAGGCCGATCGTGAAAATCTCGTCGGTGAATGCCATGCGTGGAACCGATGGGGCGGGGGAGGGGGCCAACGGCGAGCTGACGGCGTACGATCGGCACGCGCAAGCAGCATTGATACTCGGGCTGTGCGAACGCGTATTGCCCGCATTGCACATGGCCTACGTGAGCGTGCAATTCGGCAGGGAAGCAAGCGGTCTTGATTTGCTGGCGCGCCATCTGGCCGCAAATTTTGGCACGGGAATGCATAGCCGAAGAGGCACTGAACAAATAATCCGCAGCTACTGCGGGGAAAAGTCAGGTTTGCGCGAGCTCAGAAAATCTATGGCGTGCGGGATGCTCAAGGCGGCGTCGTTGCGCAACCGCGGCTACGACGCGCTGGATATGATCCATAACCAGGCCGTGGATATCTTGCAAAAAGAAATGGAGAGCCGCGATTTGTTGCGGAGCCCGATGGTTGGCGAGATGGCGTAGTGGGTGGCGCGGGTGTATGCCAACCGGGTACGCCACCGCAGGGCAATTGGATCTTCACCGGTAGGTTCGCTAGCGCACAGAGCAACAATTTGAGTCGTGTAATGTTCAAGATGAAAGAGAAAACGACCTCCGGTCGCTGCTACCTCGGCCTTGTCCGATGTTGATTCTGGTGGCGAAGGATGGAGGAGGGAAAACCAGGCTTATCGGTTGATGCCGATAAGCCTGGTTTTCAGCCCCCCATCCATTCTGCCGGTACATTGAGGATGTACTTGTGTTTTTTTTGCTGGGAAAGTGAGCAAAACCTATATTTACCCATCCTCTGAGAGCGCGGGCCGGAATTGCCGATGAGCATATTAAAGAGCGAAAATCATGAATACAAAAAAGACAGTGACCGCTGTTTCCATGGCAGTGGGGGCGCTATTGATAACGACGCTCGTGGGCTGCGAGACTCATGAGCCGCAGGAAGAAGTTCGGTCCGTTGACTGGTATGAAGCACATGACCCCGAGCGCGCTGCGAAGCTGAATGAATGCAAGACCAGTCCGCGCAGCATTGACGCAACACCCAATTGCGTGAACGCGAGCCGCGCGGAAAATAACGCAAGAGCCAACACCCAGTGGGGTACGTCAAGTGAAGGGGTTAGAACGGTGCCCACCCTCCCCAGTCCCAACTGACTCTGCCTCGCTGCTAGTTGATGAGTGGATGGCTGCCCTGCCTCGTGATCGAGAATTTTCCAGTTTGTATCGTATTTCCATACGGAGCAGCCCCCTGCCTTGGGATTCTCACCAGCCGCCTCCGGGTTTGTCATGGAGTCTTGCATCTGTTGGAAGGCAATGACTATCACTACGGAGCAACCGGGGGAAGCTGGGGGAATTGGAGGAAGGGATAACCTCGATTGAGGCTTGATAGGGAATTAAAGCCGGGGAATAGTCATGCGTCTAACGGCGATAGGAGAGCTTGGCTATATGGTGCTACTCGTTGTGGCGGGTCATCTTGTTGCGGAGATCTTCTCCCCATCGAGGGAATATATCGGTATGAATGCCGAATTGGTCGAGAGCCCGCCCGACTGACTGATCGATTATTTGTTCCAGCGTTGTGGGCCTTGAGTAGAATGCGGGCACGGGGGGGAAAATGATGCCACCGGCTTCTGCAATAGTTGTCATGTTGCGCAGATGAATCAGGTTCAGCGGCGCCTCACGGACCATCAGCACTAATCGACGGCGTTCCTTGAGTACGACGTCGGCAGCGCGTGTCAGGAGCGAGGATGTAACGCCCGTGGCTATTTCGCCGACCGACCGCATTGATGCGGGGGCAATAAGCATTCCCAGCGTCTGGAAGGATCCTGAGGAGATTGGGGCTGCCACGTCCTTGATGTTGTAGGCATGGTCTGCCATGGCGGCCAGTTCCTCCCTGCTGAGATCGGTTTCGTATGCCCGCGTCAGGTCGGCGGCACGGCTGACGATCAGATGCGTTTCGATGCCGATGGTGCGAAGCACCTTGAGAGCTCGTATCGCATAAATGATTCCCGTAGCGCCGCTAACGCCTACGATAAGTCTCTGTTTGCGTGATTCGACCATGCGATGCGGTACTCCGAATTCAATTGAGAGGCGTGATTCGTCTGATTCTAATCGTTTTAATAAAATCTTACTTCCACTTATCCGAAATAAAATATTGGCAGTTATGTCAGATTGAACTTTTAGAACATTTTATCAGTTCCAGCCGCTCTAACCAGAGTGAACGGGTAGGCTGGCGGCTGGGAGAACGGAATCGCGCTCTTCATATCTGATATGGCTGGGCTGTCAAAGCGGCTGAGTTCGTCGTATGCTTCGCCAGATCACAATATCCGATATCCATGTTAACTATGTTAATGATCTATGTTGACGATAGTTTAGGCCTGTGCTAGGTTTAAGTGGCACGTTGTGACCTAATCAGTGCGGACGAAACCAACATGAGCGAAGCCAACCCGCTTTACCTGCCGCCGACTGAAATATCTCGGATTGACATTCCCCATGAAATTTCCCTCTATTTGAATGGGGAAGATCTGGTCACCAAAAATGTTGCTCTCCGGCTCTCTACTGTGGATTCGGACGGCTGGCCTCACGCCGCATTGCTCAGCGCCGGCGAGATCCTCGTACTGCCTGACGGGCGTATCCGGTTTATTATCTTCCCGAGTTCGGGTACGGCCGCCAATATTGCTCGTGACGGCCGCTCGACGCTGACCATGCCGCTCGATCGTGGTATGTGCGAAATACGGGTGCGAATGCGAAAGCTGGGCGAGAGTAAAGCTGCCGGCGTTGCGCTCGCCATTTTCGAGGGACAAGTACAGCGCATACAAAAGCATTTGTCGCGCTATGCAGACGTGGAGTCTGGCTTGACCTTTTCCCTACACGAGCCGGAAGTCGTTCTTGCCCGCTGGTACCGCCAGATTGCGGTCCTGCGGAACATGCCGTCATCGTGACGCGCTTCATCACTGCAGTTTATTAAACACCCTGGAGGAAAGTCGAATGAATATTTCCAAGCGTCATCCGTTGTTGTTAGGCGGCAGCATTGCAATAGCGATATTTTCCGGTTCCGTTGCAGCCCAGGACTTGGGTCAGTTGAAAGGCATCATGGGCGGGAGCAATATCGGCGGCGCAGCCTCTTCACTGGGGTCGTTGTCATCCATAACGGCGGGAAGTACCGGCAATGCCGCGGGCGTTATCGAATTCTGCGTCAAGAATAATTATCTGGGCGGTGAAAACGCCTCTTCGGCCTCTTCGGTCAAGGATCAGTTGATGGGGAAG
Coding sequences within it:
- a CDS encoding zinc-dependent alcohol dehydrogenase family protein, with the protein product MKAFQLEDTCGIGGLMLRCNLEKPEPGPDEVLIRVRAASLNFRDYIVAHGQYPVGVKPCVIPLSDGAGDVVEVGISVTTVKVGDRVAGCFFPDWVSGPLTQEIFQRSLGGPLDGMLAEYVVLPQRAVIPFPEHLSYQEAATLPNAGVTAWHALVKAGRIRAGQTVLLLGTGGVSLFALQFAKLHSAIVIQTSSSDEKLERAKAMGADYLINYENTPEWDEEVMKLTDGRGVDIVVEVGGAQTLERSLRAARFGGMVTLIGLMAGFGKIDPLPLILRSIRMYGINVGSADMFRAMNLAIATSGLHPVITRTFPFDHANYAYAYQFNQTEDHFGKTVITV
- a CDS encoding DUF1624 domain-containing protein, giving the protein MMGNTTGVSDTGLSALNHPSSAIPSRIPHIASVDLMRGLVIVLMALDHVRWYFLDADFSPTDLSRTDSALFLTRWVTHLCAPTFVFLAGTSAFLSAAHSPDRHQLAARLFTRGLWLVILELTVVRFAWFFNLDYSQMDLQVIWALGWSMVVLAGLVHMPLWSIAVLGIGMIAGHNLLDGIRLEDFEMADGSLGWQGWVLNVLHIPRFPVMYPLIPWIGVMAAGYAFGPLMLTTPRIRKQLALVSGAVLIAAFVTLRVYNTYGDPSSWSTQETTLFTLFSFLSTTKYPPSLLFLLMTLGAMFILLSVFERRHGLLGNFLITFGRVPLFYYVLHLYVIHVLVIVFGYAISGDTSSFMTIPVFFPPWWGFSLPIVYLIWIAITTLLYPVCRWFATIKSSHRGRWWTYYV
- a CDS encoding MBOAT family O-acyltransferase translates to MIFSSPKFILLFLPIAFLGYFALNRMRLVLAGKAWLVAVSLFFYAYWNMAYLPILVGSILFNFAVGTHLSSNFAAGYSRFPPRLVLAGGIVANLGLLGYFKYANFLTDNINAAFNVGLALPDILLPLGISFFTFTQIAYLVDSYRGEAREYDFLNYALFVTFFPHLIAGPILHHHEMMTQFKSRWNLAVRYRNIALGLFIFSIGLFKKVVIADTFAIWANAGFDGETALDFFSAWAASLSYTFQLYFDFSGYCDMAIGAALLFNIWLPINFNSPYQALDIQDFWRRWHITLSRYLRDYLYIPLGGNRCSTPRVYLNLMATFILGGLWHGASWMFVMWGAFHGVALVLHRAWSGLGLRMPKALAWLLTFNFINFTWIFFRANTLEDALRVIRGMADVGSLLHFSAMDVQTSGLMWGGWFSDHLLRWLPAGLAANVFCFTAILLTLGIISRKNSFELMADGHGTAKLSGALLLFCIAMYCTMVTTSSIFLYFNF
- a CDS encoding helix-turn-helix domain-containing protein, which produces MDIAKIIREGREKLNLNQSQLADLVGVSPQAVQQWEAGATQPRGKRLNRIAEILKLSPTVTHFGTSSETPALPGGKAHGERRGIKAGLSAKANAEKPSSDHDPLIDQVIEAMRRMSKEDAARLVTISKALVGEGSVERAEAMLDLKPLPVPDLAAHPSPAFPPRRMSQAGTKGRGKTAVR
- a CDS encoding alginate O-acetyltransferase AlgX-related protein codes for the protein MKKRVLMFVCVALLALAVVPVINLSMLNGQKNEGQEWWSESVLYNFDFALALLSRFSYPHGISTNPSQVFIGKEDWLYLGEQYNKTVAQGRHGTTAKDAQIAGLIGSATESWSQWLNQKGVSMFRVMLGPDKGTIYPEFLPDWAQPAAHSATDMLLANVSQGLYVDTRMALRAAKSQFPESLYYKTDTHWNSLGAWVAFSAFETEIARAEEGLRRLTEQPIRRFMVNERQGGDLAKFLRLKETLRDTEVVIRIISDRPIETEQYDFDTGSLKQSGGNPQIHTARRPLLVKSKHALNEKRVLWLRDSFGTAMSPFMAATFTETLQLHYDEAHPEVFARLVETFKPDYVFITVVERAARRKRFGTPPPPMVASREPEVIAPPSEGFLSQISYRE